In the genome of Cutibacterium equinum, one region contains:
- a CDS encoding NAD kinase, translating to MARYCGDVNDTSPSRYVVVVTHATRDDAFDAAAEFITEMAGRNIGCAVPDDQVEPMTEKLPGIAVQGFAEFTHEAEVAVVFGGDGTILRAAEWSLPRQVPMIGVNLGHIGFLAELERSDMADLVTKVCSRDYTVEDRLGLNITVTEHSGQRRWTSFAVNEVSLEKAARRRMLDVLASVDELPVQRWNCDGILVSTPTGSTAYAFSAGGPVMWPDLDAMLMVPLSAHALFARPLVMSPAARVDLDIQPDGSESAVLWCDGRRSCTVRPGERITVVRHPDRLRIARLAAQPFTSRLVKKFELPVSGWRQGRGLDHPGENS from the coding sequence CTGGCCCGCTACTGTGGTGATGTGAACGACACGAGCCCTTCCAGATACGTTGTCGTCGTCACCCATGCCACCCGTGACGATGCCTTTGACGCGGCTGCCGAGTTCATCACGGAGATGGCTGGCAGAAACATTGGCTGCGCCGTTCCCGACGATCAGGTCGAGCCGATGACGGAAAAACTCCCTGGAATCGCGGTTCAGGGTTTCGCAGAGTTCACCCATGAGGCTGAAGTCGCCGTCGTCTTCGGTGGTGACGGCACGATCCTGCGCGCCGCAGAGTGGTCCCTGCCTCGTCAGGTCCCCATGATCGGGGTCAACCTGGGCCATATCGGATTCTTGGCCGAATTGGAACGCTCCGACATGGCCGATCTGGTCACGAAGGTCTGTTCGCGCGACTACACGGTGGAGGATCGTCTGGGTCTCAACATCACCGTCACCGAGCATTCCGGTCAGCGTCGCTGGACCTCCTTCGCCGTCAATGAGGTGTCCCTGGAGAAGGCTGCCCGCCGCCGCATGCTCGACGTGCTGGCATCCGTGGACGAACTTCCCGTGCAGCGCTGGAATTGTGATGGGATCCTCGTCTCCACGCCGACCGGGTCGACCGCCTACGCCTTCTCTGCCGGCGGCCCGGTCATGTGGCCCGATCTCGATGCCATGCTCATGGTGCCGCTCAGCGCCCATGCCCTCTTTGCTCGCCCTCTCGTGATGAGCCCAGCCGCTCGTGTTGACCTCGACATCCAGCCCGACGGGTCGGAATCGGCGGTGCTGTGGTGCGACGGACGCCGCTCCTGCACGGTGCGACCGGGGGAGAGGATCACCGTCGTGCGTCACCCCGACCGTCTGCGCATCGCCCGCCTGGCCGCCCAACCCTTCACCTCCCGTCTGGTCAAGAAGTTCGAGCTTCCGGTCAGCGGGTGGCGTCAAGGTCGCGGACTCGACCATCCAGGGGAGAACTCGTGA